Proteins from one Burkholderia oklahomensis C6786 genomic window:
- a CDS encoding RNA polymerase sigma-70 factor, which produces MNETSRPTPSDEPFTALRPRLFSIAYRMLGTRADAEDVLQDAWLRWHQADHDALDSAEAWLVTVVTRLSIDRLRAAKAQRDAYVGWWLPEPLVDVDERTPEAAAEFADDLSVALLWVLERLSPEERAAFLLRQAFERDYAEIAQLLDKSEAACRQLVHRASTRVQQEHRRFDVTRDRHRQLVERFARAAASGERSAIQALLADDVELVGDGGGKVPSFFKVLRGALRIANLYWVVGRRNVGRIEYRLAQINGEPGLLRFIDGQIESAQAFVTDGARIVAIYAVRNPDKLAHIPTGDK; this is translated from the coding sequence ATGAACGAAACATCCCGACCGACGCCGTCCGACGAACCGTTCACCGCGCTGCGCCCGCGTCTCTTCTCGATCGCGTACCGGATGCTCGGCACGCGCGCCGACGCCGAGGACGTGCTGCAGGACGCGTGGCTGCGCTGGCACCAGGCCGACCACGACGCGCTCGACTCGGCCGAGGCGTGGCTCGTCACCGTCGTCACCCGGCTGTCGATCGACAGGCTGCGCGCCGCGAAGGCGCAGCGCGACGCGTACGTCGGCTGGTGGCTGCCCGAGCCGCTCGTCGACGTGGACGAGCGCACGCCGGAGGCCGCGGCCGAGTTCGCCGACGACCTGTCGGTCGCGCTGCTGTGGGTGCTCGAGCGGCTGTCGCCCGAGGAACGCGCGGCGTTCCTGCTGCGTCAGGCGTTCGAGCGCGACTACGCGGAGATCGCGCAGTTGCTCGACAAGAGCGAGGCCGCGTGCCGGCAGCTCGTCCATCGCGCGTCGACGCGCGTCCAGCAGGAGCACCGGCGCTTCGACGTGACGCGCGATCGGCACCGGCAGCTCGTCGAGCGCTTCGCGCGGGCCGCCGCGAGCGGCGAGCGCAGCGCGATCCAGGCGCTCCTCGCCGACGACGTCGAGCTCGTCGGAGACGGCGGCGGCAAGGTGCCGTCGTTCTTCAAGGTGCTGCGCGGCGCGCTCCGGATCGCGAATCTGTATTGGGTCGTCGGCAGACGCAACGTCGGGCGGATCGAGTACCGGCTCGCGCAGATCAACGGCGAGCCGGGCCTGCTGCGCTTCATCGACGGGCAGATCGAATCCGCGCAGGCGTTCGTCACCGACGGCGCGCGGATCGTCGCGATCTACGCGGTGCGCAATCCGGACAAGCTCGCGCACATTCCGACCGGCGACAAGTGA
- a CDS encoding glycosyltransferase family 2 protein, producing MAEPTLGVALIAHNAAARLAECLDALSFADAVVVVDGGSTDATAEIAKAHGARVIVAADWPGFGPQKNRAVAALDTDWVLSIDTDEIVTPELAASIQAAMRAPRAQVYALDRLSSFCGRWVRHGGWYPDWVPRLFRRGAARFSDDLVHERLVFDGPAAKLDGKLLHYSYEDFETVLRKLDAYSSAGAAQRRAAGKQGGFAKALGRGAWAFVRTYLLRRGFLDGRAGFMIAVFNAETVYYRFLKLGHSRPGQTRD from the coding sequence ATGGCAGAACCCACTCTCGGCGTCGCCCTCATCGCCCACAACGCCGCGGCCCGGCTGGCCGAATGCCTCGACGCGCTGTCGTTCGCCGACGCCGTCGTCGTCGTCGACGGCGGCAGCACCGACGCGACCGCCGAAATCGCGAAAGCGCACGGCGCGCGCGTGATCGTCGCGGCCGACTGGCCGGGATTCGGGCCGCAGAAGAATCGCGCGGTCGCCGCGCTCGACACCGACTGGGTCCTGTCGATCGATACCGACGAGATCGTCACGCCCGAACTCGCCGCATCGATCCAGGCGGCGATGCGCGCGCCGCGCGCGCAGGTCTACGCGCTCGACAGGCTGTCGAGCTTCTGCGGCCGCTGGGTACGGCACGGCGGCTGGTACCCGGACTGGGTGCCGCGGCTTTTCAGGCGCGGCGCGGCGCGCTTTTCCGACGACCTCGTCCACGAGCGGCTCGTGTTCGACGGACCGGCCGCGAAGCTCGACGGCAAGCTGCTCCACTACTCGTACGAGGACTTCGAGACGGTGCTGCGCAAGCTCGACGCGTATTCGAGCGCGGGCGCCGCACAACGGCGCGCGGCGGGCAAGCAAGGCGGATTCGCGAAGGCGCTCGGCCGCGGCGCGTGGGCGTTCGTGCGGACCTATCTGCTGCGGCGAGGGTTCCTGGACGGACGGGCGGGCTTCATGATCGCCGTGTTCAATGCGGAGACGGTCTACTACCGCTTCCTGAAGCTCGGGCATTCGCGGCCGGGGCAAACGCGCGACTGA
- a CDS encoding carboxymuconolactone decarboxylase family protein, which produces MAHAPRLPYPKLASKSFNALLHLSETVWSGSLDKRLVDLVFLRVSQINGCAYCIDMHWRDLVRLGVDQRHLNAVAGWREAPFFDARERIALQWAESVARIPHTDPSDAAFAELQTHFSDAEIAELGFAIATINAWNLLNVSFRNPIPETV; this is translated from the coding sequence ATGGCACACGCCCCCCGCCTTCCGTACCCCAAGCTCGCATCGAAGTCGTTCAACGCGCTGCTCCATCTGTCCGAAACCGTATGGAGCGGCTCGCTCGACAAGCGGCTCGTCGATCTCGTGTTCCTGCGCGTGTCGCAGATCAACGGCTGCGCGTACTGCATCGACATGCACTGGCGCGATCTCGTGCGGCTCGGCGTCGACCAGCGGCACCTGAACGCCGTCGCCGGCTGGCGCGAGGCGCCCTTCTTCGACGCGCGCGAGCGCATCGCGCTGCAATGGGCGGAAAGCGTCGCGCGGATTCCGCACACGGACCCGAGCGACGCGGCGTTCGCGGAGCTGCAGACGCACTTCTCCGACGCCGAAATCGCGGAACTCGGTTTCGCGATCGCGACCATCAATGCATGGAACCTGCTCAACGTCAGCTTCAGGAATCCGATTCCGGAAACGGTGTAA
- a CDS encoding O-antigen ligase family protein produces the protein MTITTSRVERVLWIACPTLMFAVMFGHMNGVVNTTLALIGIGTLAGMLSASRPPFRHWPLVLPVLAWAAWSLASVGWSLYPHVSMRAWLDEVLYPLVTFWGFWLFGSRVKRPEWPVLVVWGACVLLALLSAFYWGRLQPPTPSTFPIRFYNRVGHTSTLVVFAMPLFAALLVRVRWRAIGAIGLFASGFVGLASLNRFFWPAAGATLVVAFFPLYRRRLGVSVVAIAILGAAALGLLEYSARERDPSASAAAASASSAARDITVAGQRVYVPGELNALGDTLSSDTRPKLWAFYAEQGKHHAWLGVGFGKPLPGHAYAADAPPLLLQIEPQALTHAHNLFLNTWLQTGYIGVALEAMLFLSLAGAFWRLRRDVPAMSAAGLALVVGMIAKNTVDDFMWQTTMLAFWSFAGFLLGHGEREAGVSRASRTGGAR, from the coding sequence ATGACGATAACAACATCGCGCGTCGAGCGCGTGCTCTGGATTGCTTGTCCTACGTTGATGTTCGCCGTGATGTTCGGCCATATGAACGGGGTCGTCAACACGACGCTCGCGTTGATCGGCATCGGCACGCTGGCCGGCATGCTGTCGGCCAGCCGGCCGCCGTTTCGGCATTGGCCGCTCGTCCTGCCGGTTCTCGCGTGGGCCGCGTGGAGCCTCGCATCGGTCGGCTGGTCGCTGTACCCGCACGTCAGCATGCGCGCATGGCTCGACGAGGTGCTGTATCCGCTCGTCACGTTCTGGGGCTTCTGGCTCTTCGGCTCGCGCGTGAAGCGTCCGGAATGGCCGGTGCTCGTCGTGTGGGGCGCGTGCGTGCTGCTCGCGCTGCTGAGCGCGTTCTACTGGGGGCGCTTGCAGCCGCCGACGCCGTCGACCTTCCCGATCCGTTTCTACAACCGCGTCGGCCACACGAGCACGCTCGTCGTGTTCGCGATGCCGCTCTTCGCCGCGCTGCTCGTGCGCGTCCGCTGGCGCGCGATCGGCGCGATCGGGCTCTTCGCGAGCGGCTTCGTCGGGCTCGCGAGCCTGAATCGCTTCTTTTGGCCCGCCGCCGGCGCGACGCTCGTCGTCGCGTTCTTCCCGCTCTATCGGCGCCGGCTCGGCGTGAGCGTCGTCGCGATCGCGATCCTCGGCGCCGCGGCGCTCGGGCTGCTCGAATACAGCGCGCGCGAGCGCGATCCGTCGGCGTCCGCGGCGGCCGCATCGGCGTCGTCGGCCGCGCGCGACATCACGGTCGCGGGCCAGCGGGTCTACGTGCCGGGCGAGCTGAACGCGCTCGGCGACACGCTGTCGTCCGACACGCGGCCGAAGCTCTGGGCGTTCTACGCCGAGCAGGGCAAGCACCACGCGTGGCTCGGCGTCGGCTTCGGCAAGCCGCTGCCGGGGCACGCGTACGCGGCCGATGCGCCGCCGCTGCTGCTGCAGATCGAGCCGCAGGCGCTGACGCACGCGCACAACCTGTTCCTCAATACGTGGCTGCAGACGGGCTATATCGGCGTCGCGCTCGAGGCGATGCTGTTCCTGAGCCTTGCCGGCGCGTTCTGGCGGTTGCGGCGCGACGTGCCGGCGATGTCCGCGGCCGGGCTCGCGCTCGTCGTCGGGATGATCGCAAAGAACACCGTCGACGATTTCATGTGGCAGACGACGATGCTCGCGTTCTGGTCGTTCGCGGGCTTCCTGCTCGGCCACGGCGAACGCGAGGCGGGCGTTTCGCGCGCGTCGCGGACCGGGGGCGCGCGATGA
- a CDS encoding MFS transporter: MTVRHAVSARSLRALDWLNFFVANVQTGFGPFIASYLASHKWTQGEIGMVLSIGTISAMVSQVPGGAAVDALRNKKGAAAWAIAAIILSAVLLAASPTVVPVIAAEVFHGFASCMLVPAMAAISFALVGRESLGDRLGRNARWASLGSAVAAGLMGLTGEYFSARAVFWLTAALALPALVALAMIEPTHHHRHATPRAPAARDDADEDEERETLRELLRDRRMLIFAACVVLFHLSNAAMLNLAAGEVTAGMGENVQLVIAACIIVPQAIVAMLSPWVGRSAQRWGRRPILLLGFAALPLRALLFAGVSSPYLLVPVQMLDGISAAVFGVMLPLIAADVAGGKGRYNLCIGLFGLAAGIGATLSTAVAGFAADHFGNATSFFGLAAAGALATLLVWFAMPETRDAALVEDAQRSSAEPAR; encoded by the coding sequence ATGACGGTCCGGCATGCGGTCAGCGCGCGCAGCCTGCGCGCCCTCGACTGGCTCAACTTCTTCGTCGCAAACGTGCAGACGGGCTTCGGTCCGTTCATCGCGTCGTATCTGGCCTCGCACAAATGGACCCAGGGCGAGATCGGCATGGTGCTGTCGATCGGCACGATCAGCGCGATGGTGAGCCAGGTGCCGGGGGGCGCGGCCGTCGACGCGCTGAGAAACAAGAAAGGCGCGGCCGCATGGGCGATCGCCGCGATCATCCTGTCCGCGGTGCTGCTCGCCGCGAGCCCGACCGTCGTGCCGGTGATCGCGGCCGAGGTGTTCCACGGCTTCGCGAGCTGCATGCTCGTGCCGGCGATGGCGGCGATCTCGTTCGCGCTCGTCGGCCGCGAGAGCCTCGGCGACCGGCTCGGCCGCAACGCGCGCTGGGCGTCGCTCGGCAGCGCGGTCGCGGCGGGCCTGATGGGGCTCACGGGCGAGTACTTTTCCGCGCGCGCGGTGTTCTGGCTGACGGCGGCGCTCGCGCTGCCCGCGCTCGTCGCGCTCGCGATGATCGAGCCGACCCACCACCATCGTCACGCGACGCCGCGCGCGCCCGCCGCGCGCGACGACGCCGACGAAGACGAGGAGCGCGAGACGCTGCGCGAGTTGCTGCGCGACCGGCGGATGCTGATCTTCGCCGCGTGCGTCGTGCTGTTCCACCTGTCGAACGCGGCGATGCTCAACCTCGCTGCGGGCGAAGTGACGGCGGGCATGGGCGAGAACGTCCAGCTCGTGATCGCCGCGTGCATCATCGTCCCGCAAGCGATCGTCGCGATGCTGTCGCCGTGGGTCGGCCGCTCCGCGCAGCGCTGGGGACGCCGGCCGATCCTGCTGCTCGGCTTCGCCGCGCTGCCGCTGCGCGCGCTCTTGTTCGCCGGCGTGTCGAGCCCCTACCTGCTCGTGCCGGTGCAGATGCTCGACGGCATCAGCGCCGCCGTGTTCGGCGTGATGCTGCCGCTCATCGCCGCCGACGTCGCGGGCGGCAAGGGCCGCTACAACCTGTGCATCGGGCTCTTCGGGCTCGCGGCGGGCATCGGCGCGACGCTCAGCACCGCGGTCGCGGGCTTCGCCGCCGATCACTTCGGCAACGCCACGAGCTTCTTCGGGCTTGCCGCCGCGGGCGCGCTCGCGACGCTGCTCGTCTGGTTCGCGATGCCCGAGACGCGCGACGCGGCGCTCGTCGAAGACGCGCAGCGTTCGAGCGCCGAGCCGGCGCGGTGA
- a CDS encoding RcnB family protein: MKAHRLLWVSMVAAGALVSSLAIAQPSHGPGGPGDERHGPPPGKHYERDHGNHGDRGGPRPGEHRGDENAAWRRGDRLPDEYRDRQYVIEDWRGYHLSPPPRGYHWVGVGGDYLLVRISTGVILQIGP; encoded by the coding sequence ATGAAAGCACATCGTTTGCTGTGGGTTTCGATGGTCGCTGCCGGCGCGCTCGTGTCGTCGCTCGCAATCGCTCAACCGTCGCATGGCCCGGGCGGACCGGGCGACGAACGTCACGGGCCGCCTCCCGGCAAGCATTACGAACGCGATCACGGTAATCACGGTGATCGCGGCGGCCCGCGTCCGGGCGAGCATCGCGGCGACGAAAATGCCGCATGGCGTCGCGGCGACCGCCTGCCCGACGAATACCGCGACCGCCAGTACGTGATCGAGGATTGGCGCGGGTACCATCTGTCGCCGCCGCCGCGCGGCTATCACTGGGTCGGGGTCGGCGGCGATTACCTGCTCGTGCGCATCTCGACGGGCGTCATTCTGCAGATCGGGCCGTAA
- a CDS encoding glycosyltransferase translates to MTAPAAPATAAASSTHVAHTSARRVRILFHIDDFGKGGTETALLAWLNTLDRSAFEIGLSVTYPTPDLATWCAKAIPSDVALHVLTPERWMHALHQRERVRKLRGGEKLLHKASTHALIRPLVARRFLRLARGYDVVCDFDFSLRRIAGQGGARWIGVSHYSFAARFGDKSASYMARRIGQYERYAAFAVLTPDMRREAERLFASTRVAVTELPNVIDPLALRARAAEPAELPAGRFIVSVARLDEGQKDHRTLLRAYAKVRARRADAPRLVLVGDGPDRRVLEQLADELGLGDAVQFAGFCANPFPSVRAADMLILSSRYEGLPMVLGEAMALGTPVISTDCPTGPRDQLDGGRGGLLVPPGDADALADAIERMLADDALRAALVAHASHKIESFGPRAANARMQALVAKLLESA, encoded by the coding sequence ATGACGGCGCCTGCCGCTCCCGCGACCGCCGCCGCATCGTCGACGCATGTCGCCCACACGAGCGCGCGGCGCGTGCGCATCCTGTTTCACATCGACGACTTCGGCAAGGGCGGCACCGAGACCGCGCTCCTTGCGTGGCTCAACACGCTCGATCGCAGCGCGTTCGAGATCGGGCTGTCGGTCACGTATCCCACTCCGGATCTGGCGACCTGGTGCGCGAAGGCGATTCCGTCCGACGTCGCGCTGCACGTGCTCACGCCGGAGCGCTGGATGCATGCGCTGCATCAGCGCGAACGCGTGCGCAAGCTGCGCGGCGGCGAGAAACTGCTGCACAAGGCGTCGACGCATGCGTTGATTCGGCCGCTCGTCGCGCGTCGTTTTCTGCGGCTCGCGCGCGGTTACGACGTCGTCTGCGATTTCGATTTCTCGTTGCGCCGCATCGCGGGGCAGGGCGGCGCGCGATGGATCGGCGTCAGTCATTACAGCTTCGCCGCGCGGTTCGGCGACAAGAGCGCGTCGTACATGGCGCGGCGCATCGGCCAGTACGAGCGCTATGCGGCATTCGCGGTGCTTACGCCGGACATGCGGCGCGAAGCGGAGCGGCTCTTCGCGAGCACCCGCGTCGCCGTCACCGAGCTGCCGAACGTGATCGATCCGCTCGCGCTGCGCGCGCGAGCGGCCGAGCCGGCCGAGTTGCCGGCCGGGCGCTTCATCGTGTCGGTCGCGCGGCTCGACGAAGGGCAGAAGGACCACCGCACCTTGCTGCGCGCCTATGCGAAGGTGCGCGCGCGCCGCGCCGATGCGCCGCGGCTCGTGCTGGTGGGCGACGGTCCTGACCGCCGGGTGCTCGAGCAGCTCGCGGACGAGCTCGGGCTGGGCGATGCGGTGCAGTTCGCCGGCTTTTGCGCGAATCCGTTTCCATCCGTGCGCGCGGCCGACATGCTGATCCTGAGCAGCCGCTACGAAGGCTTGCCGATGGTGCTCGGCGAGGCGATGGCGCTCGGCACGCCGGTGATTTCGACGGATTGTCCGACGGGGCCGCGCGACCAGCTCGACGGCGGCCGCGGCGGGCTCCTCGTGCCGCCCGGCGACGCCGACGCACTCGCGGACGCGATCGAGCGGATGCTCGCCGACGACGCGTTGCGCGCGGCGCTCGTCGCGCATGCGTCGCACAAGATCGAATCGTTCGGGCCGCGCGCGGCGAACGCGCGCATGCAGGCGCTCGTCGCGAAGCTGCTCGAGTCGGCGTAA
- the rfaQ gene encoding putative lipopolysaccharide heptosyltransferase III yields the protein MTLLRPPRTILVSCTRRLGDVLLTTPLVRSLKARWPDAQIDMVVFRGTEGVLEHNPDIRRVITVAQRARPKERIADALRIWRKYDLACAAISSDRARFYAFFAGRKRVGLVDPERVTRLTRFILNGIALDQHRDVHTVTSNLALADVLGVTPHADVVAPGIGADPAARARFDAKLYATPALSRGEPYVVLHPYPMFRYKQWREDGWVDLVRWARSQGFAVALSGGPAQAERDYAARIAQASGEPVLNMAGELSFGESAEMFRRAQLFIGPDTGATHVAAASGVPTIALFGPSNPTRWGPWPAHWPAGNEPWPLRGSGRRGNVYLLQGEGDCVPCKLEGCDRHLESWSRCLTEMSSARVIGIATEMLDLDASKTQAGVAVPVDISKLGARK from the coding sequence TTGACGCTTCTCCGGCCGCCGCGCACCATCCTCGTGTCCTGTACGCGCCGCCTCGGCGACGTGCTGCTGACGACGCCGCTCGTCCGTTCGCTGAAGGCGCGCTGGCCCGATGCGCAGATCGACATGGTCGTGTTTCGGGGCACCGAAGGCGTGCTCGAGCACAATCCCGATATCCGCCGCGTGATCACGGTCGCGCAGCGCGCGCGGCCGAAGGAGCGCATCGCCGACGCGCTGCGCATCTGGCGCAAGTACGACCTCGCGTGCGCGGCGATCAGCTCCGATCGCGCGCGCTTCTACGCGTTCTTCGCGGGCCGCAAGCGGGTCGGGCTCGTCGATCCCGAGCGGGTGACGCGGCTCACGCGCTTCATCCTGAACGGCATCGCGCTCGACCAGCATCGCGACGTGCATACCGTCACGAGCAACCTCGCGCTCGCGGACGTGCTCGGCGTGACGCCGCACGCCGACGTCGTCGCGCCCGGCATCGGCGCCGATCCTGCCGCACGCGCGCGTTTCGACGCGAAGCTGTACGCGACGCCCGCGCTGTCGCGCGGCGAGCCGTACGTCGTGCTGCATCCGTATCCGATGTTCCGCTACAAGCAGTGGCGCGAGGACGGCTGGGTCGACCTCGTGCGCTGGGCGCGCAGCCAGGGCTTCGCGGTCGCGCTGAGCGGCGGTCCCGCGCAGGCCGAGCGCGATTACGCCGCGCGGATCGCGCAGGCGTCGGGCGAGCCGGTGCTGAACATGGCGGGCGAGCTGTCGTTCGGCGAGAGCGCCGAAATGTTCCGGCGCGCGCAGCTCTTCATCGGCCCGGACACCGGCGCGACGCACGTCGCAGCCGCATCCGGCGTCCCGACGATCGCGCTGTTCGGGCCGTCGAATCCGACGCGCTGGGGCCCGTGGCCCGCGCACTGGCCGGCCGGCAACGAGCCGTGGCCGCTGCGCGGCTCGGGGCGGCGCGGGAACGTCTATCTGCTGCAGGGCGAAGGCGACTGCGTGCCGTGCAAGCTCGAAGGCTGCGACCGGCATCTGGAAAGCTGGAGCCGATGCTTGACGGAAATGTCGTCGGCGCGCGTGATCGGCATCGCGACCGAGATGCTCGATCTCGATGCATCGAAAACGCAGGCCGGCGTTGCGGTGCCGGTCGACATTAGCAAGCTCGGCGCACGCAAGTAG
- a CDS encoding FUSC family protein has protein sequence METIKAFNDTRRQIQQSVLDLFKGLSLKERLLQGVLMAVQAAGGACLAYGIGRALHTEQAVWAAITAIAVTQHNYADTINLSRDQFIGAMVGGLIGFAAAATGTGHVVTYAVTIVTAIICCWCLNVGSAARLGAITATIVLLFPGEGPLWDIPLVRLGEVTLGTACAMAVGWTMSQIERRWFAKD, from the coding sequence ATGGAAACGATCAAAGCTTTCAACGACACACGTCGGCAGATCCAGCAGTCGGTGCTCGACCTGTTCAAGGGCCTGTCGCTCAAGGAGCGCCTGCTGCAAGGCGTGCTGATGGCCGTGCAGGCCGCGGGCGGCGCGTGCCTCGCGTACGGCATCGGCCGCGCGCTGCACACCGAGCAGGCCGTGTGGGCGGCGATCACCGCGATCGCGGTCACGCAGCACAACTACGCGGACACGATCAACCTGTCGCGCGACCAGTTCATCGGCGCGATGGTGGGCGGCCTGATCGGCTTTGCGGCCGCGGCGACGGGCACCGGCCACGTCGTCACGTACGCGGTCACGATCGTGACCGCGATCATCTGCTGCTGGTGCCTGAACGTCGGCAGCGCGGCGCGGCTCGGCGCGATCACCGCGACGATCGTGCTGCTGTTTCCGGGCGAAGGGCCGCTGTGGGATATCCCGCTCGTGCGGCTGGGCGAGGTGACGCTCGGCACCGCGTGCGCGATGGCGGTCGGCTGGACGATGTCGCAGATCGAGCGGCGCTGGTTCGCCAAGGATTGA